CCCCTGACTCTAAGCGACTTAAATTAGATTTTTCCATATTACATTGAGCGGCTAAGACCTGTTGGGGAATTCCTTTCTTCTCACGAATGTTTTTTATGTTTTTTCCTATGAGAAGTTGCATTTTAATTTTATCAAATACTACTTTCAATTGAACTGATTTAGGTTATCAATAATGATAATATTTGTATATTTGGGCTTTTAGCTAAAACTTATTTAAATCATGAAAAAATTACATTCTTTAGGGGTAGCATCTACCTTATTACTCTTTTTATTATTAATTGGAACAACAACTACCAGCTGCAATAAAGTAAAAGGATGTATGGACTCTATAGCTAAAAACTACGATGCTTTAGCGGAAAAAGATGATGGAAGTTGTATATATGAGGGTAAAGTAGTCTTTTGGTATACAGAGCCTGTCTCGGAATATTTAATTAACGATAGATTTGTGACTTCTTTGGTTTATTATGTCGGAGGGGAATTAGTGTGTTCATCAGCTGCAAGTGTTTCTTATACCTCAAACCCTGAATGTGGAGATTATGGTGCCATTACTGTTACAAGGGATTTGGGTAAATTAAAGTCAAAACAATATTCTTATAAAATAGAAGATGGTATTGATGGAGAAGTAATTTGGAGTGGAACTATAAATTTTGAAGCTAATTCTTGTTTAAAAATTCAATTAGTAAAAAACTATTAAATTTAAAAGTATCTATTAGCTTAGACTGATTTAATCATTGTAACTAATAGATACTTTTTTATTTTTAATAAGCAAACAAAGGAAACTGACTCATAAGGTCGTTTACTTTTTTGCGGACACTAAGAATAACTTCTTCGTTATCGATATTCATCAATACCTCGTCTATTAAATCTACAATTTGAGGAATGGTATCTTCCTTAATTCCTCGTGTAGTGATAGCAGGAGTACCTACTCGCATACCAGAAGTAATAAATGGTGATTTGTCATCAAAAGGCACCATGTTTTTATTAACTGTAATATCGGCTTTTACAAGTGTATTTTCGGCATCTTTACCCGTTACACCTTTGGAGCGTAAGTCCAATAACATACAGTGGTTTTCAGTGCCACCAGAAATAACTTTATAGCCTTT
This region of Flavobacteriales bacterium genomic DNA includes:
- a CDS encoding helix-turn-helix transcriptional regulator codes for the protein MQLLIGKNIKNIREKKGIPQQVLAAQCNMEKSNLSRLESG